A segment of the Desulfonatronovibrio hydrogenovorans DSM 9292 genome:
CAATGATGCTGTCGGGGAGTCCCCAGGTTTCCGGGCCGAAAACCAGGTGGTCATTGGGCTTATAGCAGTGCTTGGGATAAGATATCCCTTTTCTGGCACTGGTCATGATCAGCCTGGAATTTTCAGGCAACTTATGGATGAAATCGTCCCAGTTATCCCAGGTCCTGACCTGGACATGAGACCAGTAGTCAAGACCGGCCCTTTTGAGGTGCTTATCATCAAGACTGAATCCCAGTGGTCCAACAAGGTTCAGTACGGTGTCTGTAGCAGCACATAATCTGGCTACGGATCCGGTGTTGGGCGGGATTCTGGGCTGGTAAAGGACAATCTGCATTGCAAAGCTGGGCTGGCTGAGGGATCTGCCAGAATTAGATTTCAAAAAGCATTTCCAGATCGTCTCTGGTCAAACCCTTCCAGGCGTTTTGTCCGGGTATAACCGACTCAGCTACACCCCGTTTCATGTCCTGAAGCTTGAGGATTTTTTCTTCAACAGTATTCTCACAAATCATCTTATAGGCAAAGACCTGCCTGGTCTGGCCAATGCGGTGGGTCCGGTCAGTGGCCTGGTTCTCAACTGCCGGGTTCCACCACGGATCATAGTGGATGACATAATCAGCTGAAGTCAGGTTCAGTCCTGTACCACCAGCTTTGAGGGAAATAAGAAAAATCGGAATGTCCGGATTATTATTGAAGTTGTCCACTTCTTCCAGCCGGTTCTTGCTCGAGCCGTCAAGATAGGAAAAAGGCATCTTGTTCATGCTTAGCCAGGACCTGATAATGTGCAGCATCTGGACGAACTGGGAGAAGACCAGGACCTTATGGCCGTCTTCCACAATGTTGGTCACCAGGTCTTTGAAGGCTTCGAACTTTCCTGAAGGCAGGTTGGTGCTCACACCAGGCATATCCATCTTCAGCAGTCTGGGGTGACAGCAGATCTGGCGGAGTTTTAACAGGGCGTCCAGGATGGACATCTGGCTGGCTGCAATACCTTTTTCATCGATTCTTTGCAGGACCTGTTCTTTGAGTTTCTTGGCCAGGGCGGTGTATAGATCCATTTGTTCATCCATGAGGGCGCTGTAGTATACGCTCTCAACCTTTGGCGGCAGATCCTTGGCTACTTCGGACTTGGTCCTGCGAAGGATGAAGGGCTTGACCCTGGAACGAAGATAGCCCAGGCTTTCTTCATCACCGTCTTTGATAGGTTTGACAAAACCCTTCTGAAAAGCATGCTGTGAGCCAAGAAAGCCGGGCATGAGAAACTCGAACAGAGACCAGAGCTCAAGCAGATTGTTTTCTATTGGTGTTCCCGAGAGGCAGAGTCTGAAGTCTGACTTGAGCCTGCGGACCGACCTGGCAGTGATTGTATTGGGGTTTTTGATGTTCTGGGCCTCGTCAAGGATAATGCCACTGTATTCGTACTCCATAAGTTCATCCAGGTCTCTTCTGAGCAGGGCATAAGTTGTGAGAACCAGGTCGGAATCCTTGATTTTTTTGAACATTCCAGAACGCCTGGCTCCATAGATGACCAGCCGGATCAGAGACGGGACAAACTTCTGGGCTTCTCTTTCCCAGTTGGGCAGCACTGAGGTAGGCACAACAATCAGGGTTGGACCCTTGGCCCCTTTTTCCCGCATGTGTTGAATAAATGAGAGGGTCTGGACTGTCTTTCCAAGCCCCATTTCATCAGCCAGGATACCACCGAATTTGTATTCTTTGAGAAAGTTGAGATAGCTGAGTCCCTGAAGCTGATATGGCCTGAGCTGGGCATTGAGACCCTGGGGAGGGTTAATTTGCCGTATTTGCTTGAACGAATGGATTTTTTCTCTGAGCTCGGTCCAGAAGGAGTCAGCCTGAACCTGCCCGATGTCGTCAAGAATATTGTCCAAAACTGGAACTTCATGATTCTGGAATTTCTTTTTGGGAGGCTTTTCCGGATCAAAGCCCATTGCGTGGAGTTTGTGTCCAAGTTTTTTTAACCAAGACTCTGGAAGGCTTGTGTATGACCCGTCTTTAAGCTGGACGTACCTTTTCCCCTGGGTCCAGGCCTTCCATATCTTGTCAATTGGGACCCGGATGTCATCGTACTCCACGGCAATATCCAGGTTGAACCATTTGTCGTCTTCACTGGTTTCAACCTTGGCCACAACATTGGGCGGACTTAGTCTGACCCTGTACCGGGTCAGGTTTTTTTCGCCATAAACCCGGTATTTTTCGATCAGCTTGGGATATGAGTCCAACAGGAAGTTGATGGCTTCTTCAGGCTCCAGAAACCACATGGAGTTGCTTCTGGCCTGAAATCCCATTTCCATCAGGCTGGAAAGGAGTTCTTCCTCCTTTTTTTGTTCCCTTCTGACAAGAAATGATTTCCCTTCAAACTGATAGCTCCCGGTCTGCAGATCCTGGTCAGGTCCGGACAGCGTGATTTCACCATGCTCGGTTTCATAGGTGTTCTGGACCTGAAGGGTCAGAAGGCTTCCTTCCTCATCCAAATAGAGCTTGGGATTGAAACTGGCCGGGACAAAGATTGGCGACATCCTTTCCAGAAATTCTTCCTGGCCAAAAAGATCAGAGGCATGCAGTCCGGTCCAGACCCGGTCAAGGAATTCAGAGATTTCACTATGAGGAATGATGGGTGATTCTGAAACCAATTCCTGGACAAGGTTTGGATGAAGGCCGGTCTGAACCGGGTAAAAGCTGTTTTTCCAGCATACCCACAAAGGAAGCTGTCCGTAAAAAAAGACCTTTTCACCGGAAATGGAAAAGGGCAGCTTGCCTTCCCTGCCCAGCATGATATCGAAATTCAGGCCGTCCTCAGAAAGCCTGGGGCTTAGCTGGAGCCTCATGGGGGTAGTTTCTATCCTGACTGGCTGTTCAGTATTTTCCCAGAACAGGTAGTATTCATTTTTAATAGACCAGAAAAACCAGGTCATGAGTCCAAAGGGGATTTCAACCCGCTGACCGTAGTAGTCAAGTGAATGGCCTATCTGGCCGAGGATATCCGGGAGCTGGGGTGAGGTTTCACACCAATTGGGATTTCTGATGATCTGTTCCAGGGTGACCGGATTATGTACTGTTGAAAGACCTGTCTTATTCTGTCTGGCCCGGAAAAACTCAATTTGAAGCCTTCCAGGTTCCGGGAAAAACCTGTAGACCAGATAATGCTGGCCAG
Coding sequences within it:
- a CDS encoding tRNA (cytidine(34)-2'-O)-methyltransferase → MKSNSGRSLSQPSFAMQIVLYQPRIPPNTGSVARLCAATDTVLNLVGPLGFSLDDKHLKRAGLDYWSHVQVRTWDNWDDFIHKLPENSRLIMTSARKGISYPKHCYKPNDHLVFGPETWGLPDSIIDQGNTLIRIPIWGQVRSLNLANAVAIVLYEGYRQMGKLS
- a CDS encoding DEAD/DEAH box helicase, whose amino-acid sequence is MLSTEQKKVKEIVQRFVNENIPEYILESAKGLFSDNGSHKVSIKKRDQYWDLEGRIQGDDFQVYNSELGLNLDNETINFYCNCPDSFSGVCKHVGATALKFLASLSEDDKKELPKTRTDWRHNFRIYFSTELEPEPGQHYLVYRFFPEPGRLQIEFFRARQNKTGLSTVHNPVTLEQIIRNPNWCETSPQLPDILGQIGHSLDYYGQRVEIPFGLMTWFFWSIKNEYYLFWENTEQPVRIETTPMRLQLSPRLSEDGLNFDIMLGREGKLPFSISGEKVFFYGQLPLWVCWKNSFYPVQTGLHPNLVQELVSESPIIPHSEISEFLDRVWTGLHASDLFGQEEFLERMSPIFVPASFNPKLYLDEEGSLLTLQVQNTYETEHGEITLSGPDQDLQTGSYQFEGKSFLVRREQKKEEELLSSLMEMGFQARSNSMWFLEPEEAINFLLDSYPKLIEKYRVYGEKNLTRYRVRLSPPNVVAKVETSEDDKWFNLDIAVEYDDIRVPIDKIWKAWTQGKRYVQLKDGSYTSLPESWLKKLGHKLHAMGFDPEKPPKKKFQNHEVPVLDNILDDIGQVQADSFWTELREKIHSFKQIRQINPPQGLNAQLRPYQLQGLSYLNFLKEYKFGGILADEMGLGKTVQTLSFIQHMREKGAKGPTLIVVPTSVLPNWEREAQKFVPSLIRLVIYGARRSGMFKKIKDSDLVLTTYALLRRDLDELMEYEYSGIILDEAQNIKNPNTITARSVRRLKSDFRLCLSGTPIENNLLELWSLFEFLMPGFLGSQHAFQKGFVKPIKDGDEESLGYLRSRVKPFILRRTKSEVAKDLPPKVESVYYSALMDEQMDLYTALAKKLKEQVLQRIDEKGIAASQMSILDALLKLRQICCHPRLLKMDMPGVSTNLPSGKFEAFKDLVTNIVEDGHKVLVFSQFVQMLHIIRSWLSMNKMPFSYLDGSSKNRLEEVDNFNNNPDIPIFLISLKAGGTGLNLTSADYVIHYDPWWNPAVENQATDRTHRIGQTRQVFAYKMICENTVEEKILKLQDMKRGVAESVIPGQNAWKGLTRDDLEMLFEI